Below is a window of Sulfurimonas sp. DNA.
TGCGGTAGGGTGATACTCTTTTGAACAAAAAAGTGCAGTTGTGCCGTCTCCGATATTGTACGGCATTATTATTTTAAAATAATTTGCCAAAGCAACCATTATACTTTTATTTCTATCTACATCATCCAAAGATGGATGAGTAGTAACAAACTGTCCGTCAACCTTTAAAACACGGTTAATTTGCGAAAAGAGAGCTCCCTCACTCGGCATTTCAGATATAACCACATCATAACTGCCATCAGCTAAAGAACTCACTTCATTTAAATTGCAAGAAATTACTTTAAAATTTGACTCATTGTGTCTTGCCGCCTCTGCGCTTAACTTATCTGCATTATCGCTTATTATCAAAATATTCTTCGCTTCTTTAGATGTACATATAGGCACATGCACCATCATCTCCGCATATATAAAATCTCTCATTTTTATAATCCCTAACTTGTTTTATCGCGATTTTAGCATATTTGCATTAAAAAGCTTTAAAAAGTTTAAATAGCAGCCGATTTTAAGTCAATTATTTGTTTATATAAATATAATTATAAATTAAAATGATTAAGGACTTAAAAATGAATTATGACAAAATAAGAAAAAATTGTAGAGTTATCAGGATAGTTGTCGGTTTGGCTCTTATTGCGACGGGTGTAATTACGGGCAATGCATGGTTTTATCTGGGAGTAATCCCTTTAATTGCAGGAATAGCAGACTTTTGTCCGCTTTGCATCATCACTAAAAAGTGTTCTATCAAGTAACTTTAACTCTCATTAGGTATAATTTCATACTTTAATATTGGAGCCA
It encodes the following:
- a CDS encoding spermidine synthase is translated as MRDFIYAEMMVHVPICTSKEAKNILIISDNADKLSAEAARHNESNFKVISCNLNEVSSLADGSYDVVISEMPSEGALFSQINRVLKVDGQFVTTHPSLDDVDRNKSIMVALANYFKIIMPYNIGDGTTALFCSKEYHPTADINLQRADMIDGLSYYNCDIHPAAFAMGNYIRKEYLGIIKN
- a CDS encoding DUF2892 domain-containing protein, whose protein sequence is MNYDKIRKNCRVIRIVVGLALIATGVITGNAWFYLGVIPLIAGIADFCPLCIITKKCSIK